One window of Tachysurus vachellii isolate PV-2020 chromosome 21, HZAU_Pvac_v1, whole genome shotgun sequence genomic DNA carries:
- the abrab gene encoding actin binding Rho activating protein b has translation MSETMSSQRKPSANKNIKKLRTLTVVCNLARSWQQWICENEEKQASEPKGWAPDSIDKGNAEKHEPKKPASIEKKTKTAQDNESGSEDSRIKTKQVVKTVTRDVQEKGAGIEFLTNRICKDPAEEELDRMLKKSSPTLRRNCSNMVSELKQSWNVAENERISENQENAEERDTDSSSIRIKRPSSLGSKNEVEDANKINARSGKYSAVGSLKSRWQNWASEHNESQKLNPFSEDFDYEFSMSLRLRKGEEGYGRPKEGSKTAERAKRAEAHIHREIEHMCFIIRTMAGPDPDGYVRITFGELFDRYVRISDKVVGILMRARKHGKVDFEGEMLWQGRDDGVIITLLV, from the exons ATGTCTGAGACCATGTCGTCTCAGAGGAAGCCCTCGGCTAACAAGAATATAAAGAAGCTGCGTACATTGACCGTGGTGTGCAACCTGGCACGGAGTTGGCAACAGTGGATATGTGAGAACGAAGAAAAGCAGGCTAGTGAACCCAAAGGCTGGGCCCCAGACAGCATTGACAAGGGCAACGCTGAAAAGCACGAACCAAAGAAACCTGCATCTATTGAGAAGAAGACAAAAACGGCTCAAGACAACGAGAGTGGATCAGAGGATTCCCGCATTAAGACCAAACAGGTGGTGAAAACAGTGACACGAGATGTTCAAGAGAAGGGTGCAGGCATTGAGTTCCTGACCAACCGCATTTGTAAAGACCCAGCGGAAGAAGAGCTGGACAGGATGCTGAAAAAGAGTTCACCCACCCTGCGCAGGAACTGCTCCAACATGGTGTCAGAGCTTAAGCAGAGCTGGAACGTAGCAGAAAATGAACGGATTTCTGAGAACCAGGAAAATGCggaagagagagatacagactcATCATCCATCAGGATCAAGAGACCATCATCACTTGG GTCCAAGAACGAAGTAGAGGATGCCAATAAAATTAATGCTCGCTCAGGCAAGTACAGCGCCGTGGGGAGCCTCAAGAGCCGCTGGCAAAACTGGGCGTCAGAGCACAACGAGAGCCAAAAACTCAACCCCTTTAGCGAGGATTTCGATTACGAGTTCTCCATGTCCTTGCGTCTGCGGAAGGGAGAGGAAGGCTATGGCAGGCCCAAGGAGGGCAGCAAGACGGCAGAGAGAGCCAAACGGGCTGAAGCGCACATCCATCGAGAGATTGAACACATGTGCTTCATCATCAGGACTATGGCTGGCCCTGACCCGGATGGTTACGTCCGGATAACCTTTGGTGAGCTGTTTGACAGATATGTGAGGATTTCAGACAAGGTAGTGGGCATTCTCATGAGAGCCCGGAAGCATGGCAAGGTGGACTTTGAAGGAGAGATGCTGTGGCAGGGTCGCGATGATGGAGTTATCATTACACtgcttgtttga